One Penaeus chinensis breed Huanghai No. 1 unplaced genomic scaffold, ASM1920278v2 CTG_6599, whole genome shotgun sequence genomic window carries:
- the LOC125024837 gene encoding alpha/beta-gliadin A-V-like yields MECNQPCPYSNTCSSDRLDNPQQEQRIHQSLPPVLSLAPSKQRLLKMCREIKSISTSINQLTPDEQIDIGHILVEILQNKISMLSEILNHNQPKKLPLNQQPQQVIPLNQQVQQISQQLPLQYQASSQLLEQQPSQQQQASYIDQQIPQVYRQAPQQQVPQVYQQALQRQQQQVPQLYIQVPRRQQQVSQVYQQVPQQQQASQKQHISIPKKYKVYQQSQVPILNQQVLQVPQQQQQVFTITRGQQQAPPQQQIFHMHQQAPPQQQVLKYTTTSTTTNVTEYIKHHHINKYYKHTTATGTTTTSSITSETASPPPQQQVTTKQVLKFIRVQQQAPPPSTSTTTVPHNKRCHNNNKYTSANSRHHTNPTSTTNENSKTQYQIPLPTINRKATNHATSAPTYTQNKQQQQLRRLQKTTTRYFQDQVIHRPRSSNSGSSNSETKKFRISDSEPRTAQLTIIFDQTTITTYAN; encoded by the exons CTTGTTCTTCTGATCGTTTGGATAACCCCCAACAAGAACAAAGAATTCATCAGTCACTACCGCCGGTATTATCGCTGGCACCATCAAAGCAAAGATTATTAAAGATGTGTCGAGAGATAAAGtcgatatcaacatcaataaatcAACTCACTCCtgatgaacaaatagatataggACATATCTTAGtagaaatattacaaaataagatATCCATGCTTTCAGAGATATTGAATCACAATCAGCCTAAGAAACTCCCACTAAATCAACAACCACAGCAAGTAATACCATTGAATCAGCAAGTACAACAAATATCTCAACAACTACCACTACAATATCaagcatcatcacaattattagaaCAACaaccatcacaacaacaacaagcatcaTATATAGACCAACAAATACCACAAGTATATCGACAAgcaccacaacaacaagtaccaCAAGTGTACCAACAAGCattacaacgacaacaacaacaagtaccaCAATTGTACATACAAGTACCACGACGACAACAGCAAGTATCACAAGTATACCAACAAGTacctcaacaacaacaagcatCCCAAAAACAACATATATCAATACCAAAGAAATATAAAGTGTATCAACAATCACAAGTACCGATACTAAATCAACAAGTACTGcaagtaccacaacaacaacaacag GTATTTACAATTACACGAGGGCAACAGCAAGCACcgccacaacaacaaatatttCATATGCACCAGCAAGCTCCACCTCAACAACAAGTGCTAAAGTacacaacaacaagtactacaacaaatgtcacCGA ATACATCAAGCACCACCACATCAACAAGTACTACAAGCACACCACAGCAACAG GTACCACAACAACATCAAGTATCACGAGTGAAACAGCAAGCCCTCCACCACAACAACAGGTAACAACAAAACAGGTATTAAAATTTAtccgagtgcaacagcaagcaccaccaccatcaacaagtactacaacaGTACCACACAACAAAAGgtgccacaacaacaacaaatatacgaGTGCAAACAGCAGGCACCACACAAATCCTACAAGTACCACAAATGAAAACAGCAAAACACAATACCAAATACCACTACCAACAATCAACAGAAAAGCTACAAACCACGCAACAAGTGCTCCAACCTATACACAAaataagcaacagcaacaactaagAAGATTACAAAAAACAACTACAAGATAttttcaagaccaagtaattcataGACCAA GATCAAGTAATTCAGGATCAAGTAACTCTGAAACCAAGAAATTCAGGATAAGTGATTCAGAACCAAGAACAGCACAACTTACCATCATATTTGAtcaaacaacaattacaacatatGCAAACTGA